One Candidatus Saccharibacteria bacterium RAAC3_TM7_1 genomic region harbors:
- a CDS encoding hypothetical protein (RAAC3_TM7_1_897) gives MKITTLFFGAHRLYTGSMKAVIAHYPPLRPVRVQYAAWLATGMLVLMLLAQLFSFENFASILALVLAYNDQQLVAISTALVTAAELFALPYLLGMKLSSLMRVLSAALGGAVVLFWLFTSLTNAHAENSALFGDTLALPGGIIAVLWSLVLASAYVYVVIHERRRAAAS, from the coding sequence ATGAAAATAACAACACTTTTCTTCGGAGCGCATCGCCTATATACTGGGAGTATGAAAGCTGTCATTGCTCACTATCCGCCGCTCCGACCGGTTCGGGTGCAGTACGCCGCTTGGCTGGCGACCGGGATGTTGGTGCTGATGCTTCTGGCTCAGCTGTTCTCGTTTGAGAACTTTGCTTCCATCTTGGCGCTCGTACTGGCGTATAATGACCAGCAATTAGTAGCGATAAGTACGGCGCTTGTTACCGCAGCTGAGCTTTTTGCTTTGCCGTACTTACTGGGTATGAAATTGAGCTCTCTGATGAGAGTGCTCAGCGCAGCTTTGGGCGGGGCGGTCGTATTATTTTGGCTGTTTACTTCGCTCACCAACGCTCACGCCGAAAATAGTGCTCTGTTTGGCGACACATTGGCGCTACCTGGCGGAATTATTGCCGTACTCTGGAGCTTGGTACTTGCAAGCGCTTATGTGTATGTAGTGATTCATGAACGTCGTCGCGCCGCCGCCTCTTGA
- a CDS encoding tRNA (guanine-N(1)-)-methyltransferase (RAAC3_TM7_1_898), translating into MRKFQVITLFPEMFTGVFENSMMWKAQKDSIVELSTINLRDFGLGPRRQVDDTPYGGGDGMLLKPEPLFAAIEKAKQNDPDAKVLLMTPRGDRWQQSSAQEYANSGQGYIFICGRYEGYDERILALVDAEISVGDYVLTGGELPAMTIIDSIVRLIPGVLGGESSAEIESFSDGETLEFPQYTRPAEFRGMKVPDVLLNGHHGEIAKWRTENSRKLKRSE; encoded by the coding sequence ATGAGAAAATTCCAAGTCATTACGCTATTTCCCGAAATGTTTACGGGCGTATTTGAAAACTCCATGATGTGGAAAGCGCAGAAGGACAGTATCGTCGAGCTATCAACGATTAATCTACGTGATTTTGGGCTTGGGCCGCGTCGGCAGGTTGACGACACGCCATATGGTGGCGGTGATGGTATGCTGCTCAAGCCCGAGCCGCTATTCGCGGCCATCGAAAAGGCAAAGCAGAACGATCCGGACGCAAAAGTGCTGCTTATGACACCGCGCGGTGACCGCTGGCAGCAGAGTAGCGCGCAAGAATACGCAAACTCCGGACAGGGATATATCTTTATATGCGGCCGCTATGAAGGTTATGATGAGCGTATTCTGGCGCTGGTTGACGCTGAAATTAGCGTTGGTGATTATGTATTAACGGGTGGGGAACTGCCAGCCATGACGATTATCGATAGTATTGTCCGCTTGATCCCCGGCGTACTTGGTGGTGAATCAAGCGCTGAAATCGAAAGCTTCAGCGATGGGGAGACTCTCGAATTTCCGCAATACACACGCCCCGCTGAGTTCCGGGGCATGAAGGTACCCGACGTACTTTTGAATGGTCACCATGGTGAAATCGCTAAGTGGCGAACGGAAAATAGCCGTAAACTAAAACGCTCCGAGTAG
- a CDS encoding hypothetical protein (RAAC3_TM7_1_899), with protein MDQPAAPLPSWTFVLASITLGAFGAYALFLNISIRPISWIGTAASAVLICSSVPVIIWTRRSRKSR; from the coding sequence ATGGATCAACCAGCAGCTCCTCTGCCGTCCTGGACATTTGTCCTCGCCAGCATTACGCTCGGAGCATTTGGCGCCTACGCCTTGTTCCTGAACATCAGCATCCGTCCGATCTCCTGGATTGGCACGGCTGCCTCCGCGGTTCTGATTTGCAGCTCCGTTCCGGTTATTATCTGGACACGGCGTAGCCGGAAATCGCGATGA
- a CDS encoding RNA-binding protein (RAAC3_TM7_1_900): protein MTTIDQQFVEYIVKSLVEHPGDVTIDRIIDEKGVLLTLTVNPEDLGRVIGKRGMTAQSLRTLLRALGTKNDARYNLKIVNNDDQRESYTMSSDEPSSQPVDDRPVTATDDDDDEVVENSQNNDESDYAKKSRKELAELDDLDI from the coding sequence ATGACAACCATAGACCAACAATTTGTCGAGTACATCGTCAAATCACTCGTCGAGCATCCAGGAGACGTAACGATCGACCGGATCATCGATGAAAAAGGCGTACTGCTAACGCTTACCGTCAACCCTGAGGACTTGGGCCGGGTGATCGGAAAGCGCGGTATGACTGCCCAAAGCCTGCGTACACTGCTGCGCGCCTTGGGTACAAAGAATGACGCGCGTTACAACCTCAAGATCGTCAACAATGACGACCAGCGCGAGAGCTATACGATGTCATCAGATGAACCATCAAGCCAGCCTGTGGATGACCGACCCGTTACTGCAACAGATGACGATGATGATGAAGTTGTGGAAAACTCACAAAATAACGACGAGTCAGATTACGCAAAAAAGTCGCGTAAAGAACTTGCCGAACTCGACGACCTTGATATATAA
- a CDS encoding hypothetical protein (RAAC3_TM7_1_901) has protein sequence MHKRFFVGFTIVELLIVIVVIGILAGITTVSYAGVQSRAHDTRVQSNISGLADSLNAYYVANSYKYPVDQTSFMTITNARVNTDSYVTTNNAMLYCVQDSTGQTMAIVGQSKTGNTYYIKDDGKLQTAPTNLSSNNPTSICASLGLGSSSLYVWVNTAASGWLSNVK, from the coding sequence ATGCATAAGCGCTTTTTTGTTGGCTTTACGATTGTCGAACTGCTCATCGTCATCGTCGTCATAGGAATATTGGCAGGAATTACTACTGTTTCCTACGCGGGTGTACAGAGCCGTGCCCATGACACGCGCGTACAGAGTAATATATCGGGTCTTGCCGATTCTCTAAATGCCTACTATGTGGCGAATAGCTATAAGTATCCGGTTGACCAGACTTCGTTTATGACGATTACGAATGCCCGGGTGAATACCGATAGCTACGTGACGACGAATAATGCCATGCTTTACTGCGTCCAGGACTCGACGGGTCAAACGATGGCGATTGTCGGCCAAAGCAAAACGGGCAATACCTATTACATTAAGGACGATGGCAAGCTGCAAACGGCACCAACCAATCTTTCGTCGAATAACCCAACCTCTATTTGTGCCAGTCTTGGCCTTGGCTCAAGCTCGCTCTATGTGTGGGTAAATACCGCGGCCTCTGGCTGGCTTTCGAATGTAAAATAA
- a CDS encoding hypothetical protein (RAAC3_TM7_1_902) has product MENSTYPSALSDIDVASSVVTYQYGTDGATYCLSATSGSVSHYTTGSSLDSGTCTESGGIVGWWKLNGNGTDNSLGGNNGTVDGAITTTNANGASGMAYVFNGTSDYIHINDNANLRVGAPGVTLAAWLKPVSISGCTVTTPCIIMNKENSYEVALISDGSIYYAFANTSPGWAWRNTGMVASSAQWSHFVITYDGTTIKGYLNGSWQYTLSGSGNFASNANALRIAARGGNGTVSAFLASTIDDVRIYNRPLGSSEVQSLASAGPQ; this is encoded by the coding sequence GTGGAAAATAGTACTTATCCCTCGGCTTTGTCTGATATTGACGTGGCTTCATCGGTAGTCACGTATCAATACGGGACGGATGGGGCGACCTACTGTCTTTCCGCCACGTCAGGAAGCGTGAGTCATTATACGACCGGCAGTTCACTGGACTCAGGCACGTGTACAGAAAGTGGTGGTATTGTGGGTTGGTGGAAATTGAACGGCAATGGTACCGATAACTCCTTGGGTGGTAATAATGGTACGGTGGATGGTGCCATTACAACTACCAATGCAAATGGTGCGAGCGGTATGGCCTATGTATTTAATGGAACCTCCGACTACATCCATATTAATGATAACGCCAACCTTCGAGTTGGTGCTCCTGGCGTTACCTTGGCTGCATGGCTAAAACCAGTAAGTATAAGCGGCTGTACCGTCACTACTCCCTGTATAATTATGAATAAAGAAAATAGTTACGAAGTAGCGCTTATTTCGGATGGTAGCATTTACTATGCATTTGCCAACACCTCTCCGGGCTGGGCATGGCGCAATACAGGGATGGTGGCGAGCAGTGCTCAATGGTCGCATTTTGTCATTACTTATGATGGGACGACTATCAAAGGGTATTTGAACGGTTCTTGGCAGTATACTTTGAGCGGTTCCGGAAACTTTGCTTCAAATGCCAATGCATTACGTATTGCTGCCAGGGGCGGAAACGGGACTGTTTCGGCCTTCCTGGCAAGCACCATTGACGATGTGAGAATATATAATCGCCCGCTCGGCAGCAGTGAGGTTCAAAGCTTAGCCAGTGCTGGTCCACAGTAG
- a CDS encoding hypothetical protein (RAAC3_TM7_1_903), which produces MAKNVRGFTIVELLIVIVIIAILATVVILAYNGTQDRARSTTVDAALTQVNRNLAL; this is translated from the coding sequence ATGGCAAAAAACGTAAGAGGTTTTACAATTGTTGAGCTCCTTATTGTTATCGTGATCATTGCTATCTTGGCCACGGTTGTGATTCTGGCGTATAACGGTACTCAGGATAGAGCTCGTTCCACAACTGTCGACGCTGCTTTAACTCAAGTCAATCGAAACCTCGCTCTTTAA
- the rpsP gene encoding ribosomal protein S16 (RAAC3_TM7_1_904) translates to MLAIRLQRVGRKGYPVYRLAVQEAQRHPSSGRVVAYVGSYNPHTKEASVQVEAAQKYLDNGAQPTPRVVKLLKDAGVKLPTWVREPATDKKRSLKNAEKLRKNQPKEAPVAEAAPAEAEPETETTVEPETTPDTAE, encoded by the coding sequence ATGCTCGCAATTCGTTTGCAACGTGTCGGCCGCAAAGGCTATCCCGTTTATCGCCTCGCTGTTCAGGAAGCGCAGCGTCATCCATCAAGTGGCCGCGTGGTTGCCTATGTTGGTAGCTACAACCCCCACACCAAAGAAGCTTCGGTTCAAGTCGAAGCCGCTCAAAAATACCTCGACAATGGCGCTCAGCCAACGCCGCGTGTCGTCAAACTGCTAAAAGACGCTGGCGTCAAACTGCCAACCTGGGTGAGAGAGCCTGCGACCGACAAGAAAAGGTCACTCAAGAATGCCGAAAAACTGCGTAAAAACCAGCCAAAAGAAGCGCCAGTAGCCGAAGCAGCACCGGCCGAAGCCGAGCCCGAAACAGAAACAACTGTCGAGCCAGAAACAACCCCTGATACAGCGGAATAA
- a CDS encoding Ribonuclease 3 (RAAC3_TM7_1_905) yields MSGMSVAPYQEFAREKLGFEFKNIDLLVTALTHRSYVNEHKKSVSEHNERLEFLGDAVLELAVTDFLYNNYSEPEGTLTSWRAALVRTESIGEAGDKLGYESLLRMSKGEKHGSERARQQILANSFEAVIGAIYLERGYKDAESFILKHIASKLEPILEEGSWRDPKSHLQEVSQRIDGATPQYKVLEEIGPDHDKLFTLGVFVNAKMKGKGKGHSKQIAQQQAARAALERYQSEHPDSFAS; encoded by the coding sequence ATGTCAGGTATGTCCGTAGCTCCCTACCAAGAATTTGCTCGCGAGAAGCTGGGTTTTGAATTTAAGAATATTGATCTCCTCGTCACGGCTCTCACGCACCGAAGCTACGTCAACGAACACAAAAAAAGTGTGTCTGAGCACAATGAGCGTTTGGAGTTCCTCGGTGATGCAGTGTTGGAGCTGGCCGTTACCGACTTTCTCTACAACAATTACAGCGAACCGGAGGGTACATTGACCAGCTGGCGCGCTGCACTGGTGCGGACGGAAAGTATCGGTGAAGCCGGCGATAAGCTGGGTTACGAGTCCTTGCTACGTATGAGCAAAGGCGAGAAGCACGGCAGTGAACGAGCGCGCCAACAGATCTTGGCGAATTCGTTTGAGGCCGTCATTGGTGCGATCTATCTGGAGCGCGGCTACAAAGATGCCGAAAGCTTTATTTTGAAACACATCGCCAGCAAACTGGAGCCCATCCTCGAAGAGGGTAGCTGGCGCGACCCAAAGTCGCATCTGCAGGAAGTCTCGCAGCGCATCGATGGCGCCACACCACAGTATAAAGTGCTCGAGGAGATCGGTCCCGATCATGACAAGTTGTTTACGCTCGGTGTCTTTGTGAACGCCAAAATGAAGGGTAAGGGTAAAGGACACAGCAAACAAATTGCCCAACAACAAGCCGCCCGAGCAGCGCTCGAACGCTACCAGAGTGAACACCCCGACAGTTTTGCGTCTTAA
- a CDS encoding NUDIX hydrolase (RAAC3_TM7_1_906) codes for MPTPQLGKFKKYFNRGKKPSIQEIVREPTAGGVVYRRNKQGEIEILLIQDAKDRWTIPKGHIEPGETAQETAKREIGEEAGLTEVEVLGWLGKIHFRYRRIDKLVLMTTQIYLVKAMGNTNAIKKEEWMNGIKWFSFSDALDAIEYEDIGKLMLLGMKRIRQENL; via the coding sequence ATGCCAACACCTCAACTCGGTAAATTCAAGAAATATTTTAATCGCGGTAAAAAACCCTCTATTCAGGAAATCGTGCGCGAGCCGACGGCTGGCGGGGTGGTTTATCGTCGCAACAAACAGGGCGAGATAGAGATCCTGCTGATTCAAGACGCCAAAGACCGCTGGACGATTCCGAAAGGACATATTGAACCAGGTGAAACCGCGCAGGAGACTGCAAAGCGTGAGATTGGTGAAGAGGCTGGACTAACAGAGGTGGAAGTCCTCGGTTGGCTCGGCAAAATCCATTTCCGTTATCGCCGCATCGACAAGTTGGTGCTCATGACGACACAAATCTACCTTGTAAAAGCGATGGGTAATACCAACGCGATTAAGAAGGAAGAATGGATGAACGGTATCAAATGGTTTTCATTTAGCGATGCGCTCGATGCTATTGAGTACGAAGACATCGGCAAGCTGATGCTGCTCGGGATGAAACGAATTCGCCAGGAGAATCTGTAA
- a CDS encoding N utilization substance protein B-like protein (RAAC3_TM7_1_907), translating into MASNRHLGRIVALQTLYEYEFRTSSADESVDLTEILTRNIERYQEAIDDKGFVSTLVNGVLEYQAEMDEKLQEMAPGWPIDQIARIDRNVLRMGLYELLHQADTVPPKVVINEAVELAKAFGSENSSKFINGVLGTAYRTLVEGKNDANTSTR; encoded by the coding sequence ATGGCCTCAAATCGACATCTTGGGCGAATCGTCGCTTTGCAAACGCTCTACGAGTACGAGTTTCGTACGTCGTCAGCTGATGAAAGCGTTGACCTCACCGAGATACTGACGCGTAATATTGAGCGCTACCAGGAAGCAATCGATGACAAGGGATTTGTCAGCACGCTGGTAAATGGCGTCTTAGAGTACCAGGCCGAGATGGATGAAAAGCTACAAGAGATGGCACCGGGCTGGCCGATCGATCAGATCGCCCGGATCGACCGCAACGTCCTCCGAATGGGGCTCTACGAGCTACTTCATCAAGCTGATACAGTACCGCCAAAGGTAGTGATCAACGAAGCGGTTGAACTGGCAAAGGCATTTGGTTCTGAAAACTCAAGCAAGTTCATCAACGGCGTCCTCGGGACAGCCTATCGAACGCTTGTAGAAGGAAAAAACGATGCCAACACCTCAACTCGGTAA
- a CDS encoding hypothetical protein (RAAC3_TM7_1_908) yields MAEPKKQSSPRKTGLRRSHLRLKLARMVNAKSPVKVHTTKRETGKKKAS; encoded by the coding sequence GTGGCAGAGCCAAAGAAACAATCAAGCCCGCGCAAGACGGGTTTACGTCGTAGCCACCTACGCCTCAAACTGGCGCGTATGGTAAACGCCAAATCACCAGTCAAAGTCCACACTACCAAGCGTGAGACCGGCAAAAAGAAAGCCAGCTAA
- a CDS encoding hypothetical protein (RAAC3_TM7_1_909), which translates to MKDVLDKTPNKLRTSTVAIVAVMSGIALNSCTAADKGTAPTPACAIHIERGDTLYSIAAASDMDIREGIAEMKQINSGVDAGHLSIGDDVAISSQMCQDIIGNKKNTLDLRPLHDDLNQ; encoded by the coding sequence ATGAAAGATGTGTTGGATAAAACCCCGAACAAGCTTCGGACTTCGACGGTAGCTATTGTAGCTGTCATGAGCGGTATCGCACTTAATAGCTGCACCGCCGCTGACAAAGGAACTGCACCAACTCCCGCCTGTGCTATCCACATTGAGCGGGGTGATACGCTCTATAGTATCGCCGCTGCGAGCGACATGGATATACGCGAAGGCATTGCCGAGATGAAACAGATTAATTCAGGTGTCGACGCCGGTCATCTAAGCATTGGAGACGATGTGGCGATCAGCTCACAGATGTGTCAGGATATTATTGGCAACAAAAAAAATACCTTGGATCTGCGCCCACTACACGACGATCTCAATCAGTAA